The following proteins are encoded in a genomic region of Aquifex aeolicus VF5:
- the purN gene encoding phosphoribosylglycinamide formyltransferase has translation MLKIGVLVSGRGSNLQAIIDAIESGKVNASIELVISDNPKAYAIERCKKHNVECKVIQRKEFPSKKEFEERMALELKKKGVELVVLAGFMRILSHNFLKYFPNKVINIHPSLIPAFQGLHAQKQAVEFGVKFSGCTVHIVDESVDAGPVIVQAVVPVLPEDDENTLADRILKWEHKILPQTVQWFAQDRIIIDGRKVIVKDATYGTLPVNPALEIF, from the coding sequence ATGCTAAAAATAGGAGTACTGGTTTCGGGAAGAGGAAGCAACCTTCAAGCGATAATAGACGCCATAGAAAGCGGAAAGGTAAACGCGAGTATAGAACTCGTGATTTCCGACAACCCTAAAGCCTACGCCATAGAAAGGTGTAAAAAACACAACGTAGAGTGTAAAGTAATTCAGAGAAAGGAATTCCCTTCAAAAAAAGAGTTTGAAGAGAGAATGGCTCTTGAGCTGAAGAAAAAGGGTGTTGAACTTGTAGTGCTTGCGGGTTTTATGAGAATACTCTCTCACAACTTTTTAAAGTACTTTCCGAATAAGGTTATAAACATACACCCTTCCCTAATTCCCGCCTTTCAGGGGCTGCACGCTCAAAAACAAGCAGTTGAGTTCGGTGTGAAGTTTTCCGGTTGCACCGTTCACATAGTGGATGAGAGCGTTGATGCTGGACCCGTAATAGTTCAGGCTGTAGTTCCGGTGCTCCCCGAAGATGATGAAAACACCTTGGCGGACAGAATTTTAAAGTGGGAACACAAAATACTCCCTCAAACTGTCCAGTGGTTTGCTCAGGACAGGATAATTATCGACGGAAGGAAGGTAATAGTAAAAGACGCAACCTACGGAACGCTTCCAGTAAATCCCGCTCTTGAGATTTTTTAA
- a CDS encoding 7-cyano-7-deazaguanine synthase, which translates to MRKIVVLFSGGVESSALLAHYLTRNYLVYPLYVRFGYPWEKEEIKRAKKVFNFFKSKYPNLMLLGIRKFRRYSKDSIKLRRVKRI; encoded by the coding sequence ATGAGAAAGATAGTTGTTCTCTTCAGCGGAGGCGTGGAGAGCTCCGCCCTCCTTGCACATTACCTCACGAGAAATTACTTGGTTTACCCCCTTTACGTGAGGTTCGGATACCCCTGGGAAAAGGAAGAAATAAAAAGGGCTAAAAAAGTATTTAACTTCTTTAAGTCCAAGTATCCAAACCTAATGCTTTTAGGTATAAGGAAGTTCAGGCGGTACTCAAAAGATTCAATAAAACTCCGAAGAGTGAAGAGGATTTAG
- the pdxA gene encoding 4-hydroxythreonine-4-phosphate dehydrogenase PdxA codes for MNKKIGITLGDPAGIGPELILKISKHFKEKFTYVIYGEEKTLLEASKLTGIKLNYKKIEKVEEAKERGVYLIDLNVLKVPVVEPSVSSGKAAVAYLARAVADAIRGNIHGILTMPINKFWAKKAGFQYEGQTEFLAKASGTKDYAMMMYSEKLKVVLLTTHIPLKDVPNYVKKEEILKKVRLIRKEFLEKFKFEPLIKVLGLNPHAGEMGELGREEIEEIIPAVEEAKKEGIKVVGPLVPDVAFINPSEEDVFLCMYHDQGLIPFKMLAFDEGVNFTLGLPFIRTSPDHGTAYDIAWKNKARESSSLHALRLIEDLLDKI; via the coding sequence ATGAATAAGAAAATAGGAATAACCCTCGGTGATCCAGCCGGGATAGGTCCTGAACTTATACTGAAAATTTCCAAACACTTTAAAGAAAAATTCACTTACGTAATATACGGCGAGGAGAAAACACTTCTCGAAGCGAGCAAGTTAACAGGGATAAAACTCAACTACAAAAAAATTGAAAAGGTAGAAGAGGCAAAGGAGAGAGGGGTTTACCTGATAGATTTAAACGTTCTGAAAGTTCCAGTGGTTGAGCCTTCCGTATCCTCGGGAAAGGCGGCAGTTGCGTACCTTGCCAGAGCCGTCGCAGACGCCATCAGAGGAAACATTCACGGGATTTTGACCATGCCCATAAACAAGTTCTGGGCAAAGAAGGCAGGCTTTCAGTACGAAGGGCAAACCGAGTTTTTAGCAAAAGCCTCCGGAACCAAAGATTACGCCATGATGATGTATTCGGAGAAGTTAAAGGTGGTTTTACTGACAACGCACATCCCATTAAAAGACGTCCCCAATTACGTCAAGAAAGAGGAAATCCTGAAGAAGGTAAGACTGATAAGGAAAGAATTTTTAGAAAAGTTTAAGTTTGAACCCCTTATAAAGGTCCTGGGGCTTAACCCCCACGCAGGGGAAATGGGCGAACTAGGGAGGGAGGAAATAGAGGAAATTATTCCCGCCGTAGAGGAAGCAAAGAAGGAAGGCATCAAAGTGGTAGGCCCTTTAGTTCCAGACGTTGCTTTTATAAATCCGTCAGAGGAAGACGTTTTTCTTTGTATGTACCACGATCAGGGACTTATTCCATTCAAAATGCTGGCCTTTGATGAGGGTGTAAACTTTACCCTTGGACTGCCCTTTATAAGAACTTCCCCTGACCACGGAACCGCTTACGACATCGCGTGGAAAAATAAAGCGAGGGAAAGCTCTTCTTTGCACGCTCTAAGGCTCATAGAAGATCTGCTTGATAAAATATGA
- a CDS encoding peroxiredoxin, giving the protein MEVVSLPRLGEPAPAFEAQTTFGPVKFPDDFKGQWVVLFSHPADFTPVCTTEFVAFAKNYEEFKKRNVQLIGLSVDSNFSHIAWVMNIKEKFGIEIPFPIIADHNMEVAKKYGMIHPAQSTTFTVRALFVIDDKGILRAMIYYPLTTGRNIREVIRLVDALQTADREGVATPADWVPEPQTWEFTEENTKVIVPPPTTYEDAVKRLQEGYECADWYICKKKV; this is encoded by the coding sequence ATGGAAGTAGTTTCTCTGCCGAGACTCGGTGAGCCGGCACCGGCTTTTGAAGCACAAACGACCTTCGGTCCCGTGAAATTCCCCGATGACTTTAAGGGACAGTGGGTAGTTCTATTTTCACACCCCGCGGACTTCACACCTGTGTGTACTACCGAGTTCGTAGCTTTCGCTAAAAATTACGAAGAGTTCAAGAAGAGAAACGTCCAGCTCATAGGACTCTCAGTTGACAGCAACTTCTCACACATAGCGTGGGTTATGAACATAAAGGAAAAGTTTGGAATTGAAATCCCCTTCCCCATAATAGCGGACCACAACATGGAAGTTGCAAAGAAGTACGGAATGATACACCCAGCACAGAGCACAACCTTCACTGTGAGGGCACTCTTTGTGATAGACGACAAGGGAATACTCAGGGCTATGATTTACTACCCGCTCACAACCGGTAGGAACATAAGGGAAGTTATAAGACTCGTTGATGCGCTCCAAACCGCAGACAGGGAAGGAGTGGCAACTCCCGCGGACTGGGTACCCGAACCCCAAACCTGGGAATTTACCGAAGAAAATACAAAAGTCATCGTACCGCCACCGACTACTTACGAAGACGCGGTCAAGAGACTACAAGAAGGATACGAGTGTGCAGACTGGTACATCTGTAAGAAGAAGGTTTAA
- a CDS encoding TrmB family transcriptional regulator, translated as MACVNPDGTLSERAAAVLKALLEKPGLSDQDIANIANRPLFQVRSSLRELKNAGLIEEKEGKYYITDKGKEALERTLQKT; from the coding sequence ATGGCTTGCGTAAATCCCGACGGAACGCTCTCGGAAAGGGCAGCAGCTGTATTAAAAGCCCTTTTGGAAAAACCCGGATTGAGCGATCAGGACATAGCGAACATAGCAAACAGACCACTCTTTCAGGTGCGTTCCTCCCTGAGGGAACTCAAAAACGCGGGTTTAATTGAAGAAAAAGAAGGAAAGTACTACATAACGGATAAAGGAAAGGAAGCCCTCGAAAGGACTCTACAAAAAACTTAA
- a CDS encoding 7-cyano-7-deazaguanine synthase, whose amino-acid sequence MRNFILCTAGALYGVPKGINTCAIGSLGMYPFEDNKKEFFEKLSETISMSLGKEFYIETPFMGMHKHEVIKRYGKFIPLELSLTCINPVNGEPCGKCIKCKEREEALSLL is encoded by the coding sequence ATGAGAAACTTTATCCTTTGCACCGCGGGAGCACTTTACGGAGTCCCAAAAGGAATAAACACGTGTGCGATCGGGAGTTTGGGAATGTACCCATTTGAGGATAATAAAAAGGAGTTCTTTGAAAAATTATCCGAAACTATATCCATGAGCTTAGGTAAGGAGTTTTACATAGAAACTCCCTTTATGGGTATGCACAAACACGAGGTAATAAAAAGATATGGAAAATTCATTCCCCTTGAACTTTCCCTTACGTGTATCAATCCCGTTAACGGAGAGCCATGCGGAAAGTGTATAAAGTGCAAAGAGAGGGAAGAGGCCCTCAGTTTGCTCTAG
- a CDS encoding P-II family nitrogen regulator: MGKLNLYQMKKVEIIVRGEDLDFVLDLLEKAGVKGYTIIHNLSGKGSHGFHEGHLLFNEEDVLDMVISVMPEEKVEAILEGLTPFFNKHSGVVFVSDVQVSRLEKFKNG, translated from the coding sequence ATGGGTAAGCTTAACCTCTACCAGATGAAGAAAGTTGAGATAATCGTGAGAGGTGAAGATTTAGACTTTGTGCTTGACCTGCTTGAAAAGGCGGGAGTAAAGGGATACACGATAATACACAACCTTTCGGGAAAGGGAAGCCACGGATTTCACGAGGGGCATCTCCTCTTTAACGAAGAGGACGTTCTTGACATGGTAATATCCGTAATGCCCGAAGAGAAGGTTGAAGCTATACTTGAAGGTCTCACTCCCTTCTTTAACAAGCACTCTGGAGTTGTGTTCGTCTCGGACGTTCAGGTGAGCAGACTGGAAAAGTTTAAAAACGGCTAG
- a CDS encoding universal stress protein, whose product MKFLVPVDFSEITNPLLRTVKRVGEKVDCEVHLLHVIPPVLYLPYPETMGVSVIDIELLEKLEDEKKAEAKEKLKALEEFLKPVKARSHVDVGDPADVILDYEEKLNPDMVFLGGHKKGLIEKLLIGSTTEKVVKHGKKSDFVIKGSEVEFRKKVVIAYDFSKTAQKTAEFALKFLKNFKVSVEIVHVHESIEMPLIEKLKHKIEKEFSEEKKKILNELKGRFEEEGIKTEVKFLEGEDAVDVISSYVNETPEVELLIIGSKGLSGLKKLILGRTATKLLGKVNKPILIYKVQE is encoded by the coding sequence ATGAAGTTCTTAGTTCCCGTTGACTTCTCAGAGATAACAAACCCGCTCCTGAGAACCGTAAAGAGGGTGGGGGAAAAGGTAGATTGCGAGGTACACCTCCTCCACGTTATACCGCCGGTTCTGTACCTGCCCTACCCCGAAACCATGGGTGTGAGCGTCATAGACATAGAACTCCTCGAAAAACTGGAAGACGAAAAGAAGGCAGAAGCAAAGGAAAAATTAAAGGCTCTTGAAGAATTTCTAAAACCCGTAAAAGCCCGGAGCCATGTGGACGTGGGAGACCCCGCTGACGTAATCCTCGATTACGAAGAAAAACTAAACCCCGATATGGTCTTCTTGGGAGGACACAAGAAAGGACTTATTGAAAAACTCCTTATAGGTTCTACCACGGAAAAGGTAGTAAAACACGGGAAGAAGAGCGACTTCGTGATAAAGGGTTCTGAAGTTGAGTTCAGGAAAAAGGTTGTAATTGCTTACGATTTTTCAAAAACAGCTCAGAAAACCGCCGAGTTTGCCCTAAAATTTCTCAAAAACTTTAAGGTAAGCGTTGAGATAGTCCACGTCCACGAAAGTATAGAAATGCCTTTAATAGAAAAACTAAAGCACAAAATAGAGAAAGAATTCTCAGAGGAGAAGAAGAAAATCCTAAATGAGTTAAAAGGAAGGTTTGAAGAAGAAGGGATAAAAACTGAAGTTAAGTTTTTGGAGGGAGAAGATGCGGTTGATGTAATATCTTCATACGTTAACGAAACCCCCGAGGTAGAACTCCTAATAATAGGCTCTAAAGGGCTTTCCGGACTGAAAAAGCTCATTCTCGGCAGAACTGCGACGAAACTCCTTGGCAAAGTTAACAAACCTATACTAATATACAAGGTGCAGGAATGA
- a CDS encoding DUF465 domain-containing protein: protein MTREEIVKELYEKDKEFRELKDKHEELDKKIRKLEKHHPMTHDLELEIEKLKKEKLYYKDLIEQKIQEYMKARAN from the coding sequence ATGACGAGAGAAGAAATTGTAAAGGAACTCTACGAAAAGGATAAAGAGTTCAGAGAGTTGAAGGATAAGCACGAGGAGCTTGACAAAAAAATAAGAAAGCTTGAAAAGCACCATCCCATGACACACGACCTTGAACTCGAAATAGAAAAACTCAAGAAGGAAAAGCTTTACTATAAGGACCTAATAGAACAAAAGATACAGGAGTACATGAAGGCTAGAGCAAACTGA
- the corA gene encoding magnesium/cobalt transporter CorA: protein MIKLYVNTFKGFEEIDEEKLKEYKGKYVIWFDLFNPTEEEIEFLRKQTGFSMPPKEILGDIEISSKYIEDKDYLEVTLSFVIPQKEEILVEPVVFYIKEKFFVTVRYRDIPSIMIFKNRTNFQRKFFQFPESLFAEILGIEVDRIGDRLELLGNKIKDIWRQMFVEQSEEMIRELAFYDELNITLRESINEKIRIITKALKSPLINAHTKKELRIIYEDLTTLLEYTSFYMEKIDSIQNSLLGLITIRQNEAVKVFTVLATIFLPATLIASIFGMNFKHMPELHWKYGYPYSLFLMVFVTLVLLFWVRRKGWL from the coding sequence GTGATAAAGCTGTACGTAAACACATTCAAAGGATTTGAAGAAATAGACGAAGAAAAGTTAAAGGAGTACAAGGGAAAGTACGTAATATGGTTTGACCTCTTCAATCCTACCGAGGAGGAAATAGAGTTCTTAAGAAAACAAACGGGCTTCAGTATGCCCCCTAAGGAAATACTCGGAGATATAGAGATAAGTTCAAAGTATATAGAAGATAAGGATTATCTGGAGGTTACACTTTCCTTTGTAATACCCCAAAAGGAGGAAATACTCGTAGAACCCGTGGTCTTCTACATAAAGGAAAAGTTCTTCGTGACCGTTCGCTACAGGGACATACCTTCAATAATGATCTTTAAAAACAGGACTAACTTTCAGAGGAAGTTTTTCCAGTTTCCCGAAAGCCTATTTGCCGAAATTCTCGGAATAGAAGTTGACAGAATAGGCGACAGGCTGGAGCTTCTGGGAAACAAGATTAAGGACATCTGGAGACAGATGTTTGTGGAACAATCGGAAGAGATGATAAGAGAGCTCGCCTTTTACGACGAACTCAACATAACACTCAGGGAAAGCATAAATGAGAAGATAAGGATCATAACAAAAGCCCTGAAAAGTCCTCTAATAAACGCCCACACAAAGAAAGAACTTAGGATAATATACGAAGATCTCACAACCCTACTTGAGTACACATCCTTTTACATGGAAAAGATAGACAGTATACAGAACTCCCTTCTCGGTCTTATAACTATAAGACAGAACGAAGCCGTGAAGGTGTTTACCGTTCTTGCCACGATCTTCCTTCCCGCCACTCTAATAGCGAGCATTTTCGGTATGAACTTCAAGCACATGCCCGAACTCCACTGGAAGTATGGATACCCTTACTCTCTCTTCTTAATGGTTTTCGTAACGCTCGTTCTCCTCTTCTGGGTGAGGCGGAAGGGATGGCTCTGA
- a CDS encoding tetratricopeptide repeat protein, producing MRKWIVAFSLFSISFSNPYFDALMCAYLSDKPKIAQNYCLSALEKIPSPELYKDTIKVLLRNKEYEKAKELAKEFLETYPDEPQAYIYLYTIYKFLKEDKKAFEVIKEAYKSFPFNENVVLFLANEYINKGKLREAEKVLLEYMETDPDNPLPYYLLGRIYLAKGDIQKGMEYFLKALEKKKYYAPAVLSLGNLYLQEKKFKEAEELYKSVLEKYPNSPKILEKLAKLYTASGRIEEAIKIYEKLINLKPRNVNYKTEYALLLLSTGEFDKAKKILEELYYVNPSNPNVAFAYALTLEATGELKKAKEIYENLLNRFPENIKVIERLIGIYLDLGNYEDAKRLIEKAKVLAPDKKEILFLEADYYSKTKQYDKALEILKKLEKDYPNDSRVYFMEAIVYDNLGDIKNAEKALRKAIELDPENPDYYNYLGYSLLLWYGKERVEEAEELIKKALEKDPENPAYIDSMGWVYYLKGDYERAMQYLLKALREAYDDPVVNEHVGDVLLKMGYKEEARNYYERALKLLEEGKQGERGQKERLLKKLENL from the coding sequence ATGAGAAAGTGGATAGTGGCTTTTTCACTATTCAGTATTTCTTTTTCAAACCCTTACTTTGACGCGTTGATGTGTGCATACCTCTCCGATAAACCCAAAATTGCCCAAAACTACTGTCTTTCCGCCCTTGAAAAAATACCATCTCCCGAACTTTACAAAGACACGATAAAGGTGCTCTTGAGAAACAAGGAGTACGAAAAAGCCAAGGAACTTGCCAAGGAATTTCTGGAAACCTACCCAGACGAGCCACAAGCTTACATATATCTCTACACCATATACAAATTCTTAAAGGAAGACAAAAAAGCTTTTGAAGTCATAAAGGAAGCCTATAAGTCCTTTCCTTTCAACGAAAACGTAGTACTTTTTCTGGCAAACGAATACATAAACAAAGGGAAATTGAGAGAAGCAGAGAAGGTTCTATTAGAATACATGGAAACTGACCCAGACAATCCGCTCCCATACTACCTCCTCGGGAGGATATACCTCGCAAAGGGAGACATTCAAAAGGGTATGGAGTACTTCTTAAAAGCCCTTGAAAAGAAAAAGTATTACGCACCCGCTGTGCTATCCCTCGGAAACTTGTACCTTCAGGAAAAGAAGTTCAAAGAAGCGGAAGAGCTCTACAAAAGCGTACTTGAAAAGTACCCAAACAGCCCCAAAATTCTGGAAAAGCTCGCAAAACTCTACACGGCCTCGGGAAGGATAGAAGAAGCTATAAAGATTTACGAAAAGCTGATAAACTTAAAGCCAAGGAACGTAAATTACAAAACCGAGTACGCCCTCCTCTTACTAAGTACGGGAGAGTTTGATAAAGCGAAAAAGATATTAGAAGAACTTTACTACGTGAACCCTTCCAACCCCAACGTTGCCTTTGCCTACGCCCTTACCCTTGAAGCTACCGGAGAACTAAAAAAGGCTAAGGAGATATACGAAAACCTCCTGAACAGATTTCCCGAAAACATAAAGGTAATAGAAAGATTAATAGGAATTTACCTTGATTTAGGAAATTACGAAGATGCAAAAAGGCTAATAGAAAAGGCTAAAGTCCTCGCACCCGACAAAAAGGAAATACTATTTCTAGAGGCGGATTACTACTCAAAGACAAAGCAGTATGACAAAGCACTGGAAATATTGAAAAAACTGGAGAAGGATTATCCGAACGATTCGCGCGTTTACTTCATGGAGGCCATTGTTTACGACAATCTCGGTGATATAAAGAATGCGGAAAAAGCCCTGAGAAAAGCGATAGAACTCGATCCCGAAAATCCAGATTACTACAACTACCTCGGCTACTCACTCCTTCTCTGGTACGGAAAGGAAAGGGTGGAGGAAGCGGAAGAACTCATTAAAAAAGCTCTGGAAAAGGATCCGGAAAACCCAGCTTACATAGACAGCATGGGTTGGGTTTACTACCTAAAGGGAGATTACGAAAGGGCTATGCAGTACCTCTTGAAAGCTCTGAGAGAAGCTTACGACGACCCCGTAGTCAACGAACACGTAGGGGACGTCCTGCTAAAGATGGGCTACAAGGAGGAGGCAAGGAATTACTACGAGAGAGCACTTAAACTCCTTGAAGAGGGAAAACAGGGAGAAAGAGGACAGAAGGAAAGACTCCTGAAAAAGCTTGAAAACCTTTAA
- a CDS encoding 6-pyruvoyl trahydropterin synthase family protein, protein MPWIVRVKRKFNAAHFLTDYHGKPEPLHGHTWTVEVFIKAEELDKGGMGVDFVEIDNFLKDILPDYTLLNDVFDFSPSAENVAKGLYKKVKEKYPNLVKVVVWETETCGAEYYE, encoded by the coding sequence ATGCCCTGGATAGTCAGAGTAAAGAGGAAGTTCAATGCAGCCCACTTTCTCACCGACTACCACGGTAAGCCGGAACCCCTTCACGGACACACGTGGACAGTAGAAGTTTTCATAAAGGCTGAAGAACTTGATAAGGGCGGAATGGGAGTGGATTTTGTAGAAATAGACAACTTTTTAAAGGATATCCTCCCCGATTACACCCTACTGAACGATGTCTTTGACTTTTCTCCGAGTGCGGAAAACGTGGCAAAGGGGTTGTATAAAAAGGTAAAGGAGAAGTACCCTAACCTGGTAAAAGTAGTGGTATGGGAAACGGAAACCTGCGGTGCTGAGTACTATGAATAA
- the rimO gene encoding 30S ribosomal protein S12 methylthiotransferase RimO: MKIGVVSLGCAKNLVDSEILLGKLKGAGVELTPNPEEADVIIVNTCGFIEPAKLESIETILEFAESGKEVIVMGCLVERYKEELEKEIPEVKAYFGTESWNEILNYLGLKEKKEIKRILSTPRSYAYLKIAEGCNRLCSFCAIPKIRGRHRSRKIEEIVDEAKFLADQGVKEICVVSQDTTYYGKDLYKEYKLVELLEGLEKVEGIKWIRLLYLYPTEVHEDLIDYVANSEKVLPYFDVPLQHVSDRVLKDMRRGYDGKFVRNLIENIRKKIENAVFRTTFIVGFPTESEEDFKELKKFVEEGHFHWLGVFTYSPEEGTHAYPLGDPIPREVKEERREELMAIQRGITRKKNEEFLGKEIEVLIDGYEEEFSFVPKGRAYFQAPEVDGVVYVESSRDLKSGDILKVKVTQVADYDLAGRDTEALDLIFSSEE; the protein is encoded by the coding sequence ATGAAAATTGGAGTAGTTAGTTTAGGGTGTGCGAAAAACTTAGTTGACAGTGAGATACTCCTGGGAAAGCTCAAGGGGGCGGGAGTAGAGCTAACACCGAATCCCGAAGAGGCGGACGTAATTATCGTGAACACATGCGGTTTTATAGAGCCTGCAAAACTTGAAAGCATAGAAACCATACTGGAGTTTGCCGAGAGTGGAAAGGAAGTAATCGTTATGGGCTGTTTAGTAGAACGGTACAAGGAGGAACTGGAGAAGGAAATCCCGGAAGTTAAAGCCTACTTCGGAACGGAAAGCTGGAACGAGATACTCAATTACTTGGGTTTAAAGGAAAAAAAGGAAATTAAAAGAATTCTCTCCACTCCACGCTCTTACGCTTACCTGAAGATAGCGGAAGGGTGCAACAGGCTCTGTTCCTTCTGTGCCATTCCAAAGATCCGCGGAAGACACCGCTCAAGAAAGATTGAAGAAATAGTGGATGAGGCGAAATTCCTGGCGGATCAGGGAGTAAAAGAAATCTGCGTGGTCTCTCAGGACACTACATACTACGGTAAGGATCTCTACAAAGAGTACAAACTCGTGGAACTGCTTGAAGGACTGGAAAAAGTGGAAGGCATCAAGTGGATAAGACTCCTCTACCTCTACCCCACGGAAGTGCACGAGGATTTAATAGATTACGTAGCGAATTCTGAGAAGGTTCTCCCGTACTTTGACGTACCTCTCCAGCACGTGAGCGACAGAGTACTGAAAGACATGAGAAGGGGCTACGACGGTAAGTTTGTGAGAAACCTGATAGAAAATATAAGGAAGAAAATAGAAAACGCCGTATTCAGGACGACGTTCATAGTGGGATTTCCCACAGAAAGCGAAGAAGACTTCAAGGAACTTAAGAAATTCGTAGAGGAAGGGCACTTCCACTGGCTCGGTGTCTTTACATACTCTCCCGAAGAGGGAACTCACGCCTATCCCTTGGGAGATCCCATTCCAAGAGAGGTGAAAGAAGAGAGGAGAGAAGAACTTATGGCTATCCAGAGAGGAATCACGAGGAAGAAAAATGAAGAGTTTTTAGGGAAAGAAATTGAGGTGCTGATAGACGGATACGAGGAAGAGTTCTCTTTCGTTCCGAAAGGCAGGGCTTACTTCCAGGCTCCCGAGGTGGACGGTGTCGTTTACGTAGAGAGTTCAAGAGATTTAAAGAGCGGTGATATTCTCAAGGTAAAGGTAACGCAGGTTGCGGATTACGACCTCGCCGGAAGGGACACAGAGGCCCTGGATTTAATTTTCTCCTCTGAGGAATAA